From the genome of Miscanthus floridulus cultivar M001 chromosome 10, ASM1932011v1, whole genome shotgun sequence, one region includes:
- the LOC136489795 gene encoding uncharacterized protein, translated as MLWHYYTKLGLHNDEVKKKDAGDRDNDKDDGFPEVFNAFMIFGGPSACLMARRPCYAKFRAIPNYTYLKLKMLGPNDVITVESTYEHAYDCDIECIEYAEALVEAEALIVNLDQLGSEAPDSKRRARTFKPAEAVKLVPVDPTCSNGRALRISATLDSK; from the exons atgctctggcattactacaccaagctcgggctccacaACGATGAGGTCAAGAAGAAAGACGCCGGcgatagggacaacgacaaggacgatgggttccccgaggtgttcaatgccttcatgatctttggtgggccttcagcgtgcctcatggcGC ggcgcccatgctacgccaagtttagggcgatccccaactacacctacctcaagctcaagatgcttggCCCCAACGatgtcatcactgtcgagtccacgtacgagcatgcatacgactgtgacatCGAATGCATTgaatacgccgaggctctcgtggaggccgaggcCCTCATTGTCAACCTCGACCAACTTGGCAGCGAGGCgcccgactccaagcgtcgtgctaGGACTTTCAAGCCTgcagaggccgtcaagctcgtcccggtcgaccccacctgctccaacggCCGAGCGC
- the LOC136485841 gene encoding probable glycerol-3-phosphate acyltransferase 3, giving the protein MAKKSRLLLAHKLFSAMLSLLLHGRRPPPHYSSTSRSTTTDPAVHRGAVPPSTLDAAAALVVDVDTALLRSGGDLFPYFMLVALEAGGFLRGLLLLLLCPLIRLLMPRGAAVRAMAAVSFCGLHAGGRFRAGRAVLPKWLMEDVAAEAFEAVRAAGSRAVCVTAMPRVMVDGFLREYLGVEVVVAREMKVLWGFYTGLMEELPEGGEMVMKAALAAAPAAEEESGDKVVVGFSGSMEFLSHPLARCCKEIFVVSADEKSRWRPLARDKYPKPMVFHDGRLAFRPTAADTAAMFAWLPLGVALGAARLAVALTVPYRYSTPILAATGMSWRLKGSRPALPGGGRGQLFVCNHRTLIDPVYVSVALDRQVRAVSYSLSRLSELISPIGRTVRLTRDRDSDGAVMARLLDRGNLVVVCPEGTTCREPYLLRFSPLFAELSDDVVPVGIAVETSMFYATTAGGLKCFDPLYYMVNPRMCYTVQFLDKVDTSAVRSRAAPSTDMANFVQRKMGDALGYGCTMLTRKDKYLMLAGNDGIVRSTDDKSAPSVAAGAETGRKNN; this is encoded by the exons ATGGCCAAGAAGAGTAGGCTCCTCCTCGCGCACAAGCTCTTCTCCGCCATGCTCTCCCTCCTCCTCCACGGCCGCCGCCCGCCCCCTCACTACTCCAGCACCAGCAGGTCCACCACCACGGACCCTGCCGTGCACCGCGGCGCCGTCCCTCCGTCGACgctggacgccgccgccgcgctcgtcgtcgacgtcgacaCCGCGCTGCTGCGGTCGGGCGGCGACCTGTTCCCGTACTTCATGCTCGTCGCGCTCGAGGCCGGCGGCTTCCTGcgcgggctgctgctgctcctgctgtGCCCGCTCATCCGCCTCCTCATGCCCCGCGGCGCGGCCGTCAGggccatggcggcggtgtcgTTCTGCGGCCTGCACGCTGGAGGCCGGTTCCGCGCCGGCCGCGCCGTGCTGCCCAAGTGGCTCATGGAGGACGTGGCGGCGGAAGCGTTCGAGGCTGTGCGCGCCGCCGGGAGCAGGGCCGTGTGCGTCACGGCCATGCCTAGGGTCATGGTGGACGGGTTCCTCCGTGAGTACCTCGGCGTGGAGGTGGTGGTTGCTAGGGAGATGAAGGTGCTGTGGGGGTTCTACACCGGGCTCATGGAGGAGCTGCCGGAGGGTGGTGAGATGGTGATGAAGGCGGCGCTGGCAGCGGCGCCGGCAGCGGAGGAGGAGAGTGGTGACAAGGTGGTCGTGGGGTTCTCTGGGTCAATGGAGTTTCTTAGCCATCCACTGGCACGTTGCTGCAAG GAGATCTTCGTGGTGAGCGCCGACGAGAAGAGCAGGTGGCGGCCGCTGGCGCGGGATAAGTACCCGAAGCCGATGGTGTTCCACGACGGTCGCCTGGCGTTCCGACCAACAGCCGCCGACACGGCGGCCATGTTCGCGTGGCTGCCGCTGGGCGTCGCCCTGGGCGCCGCGCGTCTCGCCGTGGCGCTGACCGTGCCGTACAGGTACTCGACGCCGATCCTAGCGGCGACGGGCATGTCGTGGCGGCTCAAGGGCTCCCGCCCGGCGCTAccgggcggcgggcgcgggcagCTGTTCGTGTGCAACCACCGGACGCTGATCGACCCGGTGTACGTGTCGGTGGCGCTGGACCGGCAGGTGCGCGCCGTGTCCTACAGCCTGAGCCGGCTGTCGGAGCTCATCTCGCCCATTGGCCGCACCGTGCGCCTCACGCGGGACCGGGACAGCGACGGCGCCGTCATGGCGCGGCTCCTCGACCGCGGCAACCTCGTCGTCGTCTGCCCCGAGGGCACCACGTGCCGGGAACCTTACCTGCTGCGGTTCAGCCCGCTGTTCGCCGAGCTCAGCGACGACGTCGTCCCCGTCGGGATCGCCGTCGAGACGTCCATGTTCTACGCCACCACCGCCGGCGGGCTCAAGTGCTTCGACCCGCTCTACTACATGGTGAACCCCAGGATGTGCTACACCGTGCAGTTCCTGGACAAGGTGGACACCAGCGCCGTCAGGAGCAGGGCCGCGCCCAGCACCGACATGGCCAACTTCGTGCAGAGGAAGATGGGGGACGCGCTCGGCTACGGATGCACCATGCTCACCAGGAAGGACAAGTATCTCATGCTCGCTGGCAACGACGGCATCGTCCGATCAACCGACGACAAGTCGGCGCCCTCTGTCGCTGCTGGCGCCGAAACAGGGAGGAAGAACAACTAA